The nucleotide window TTGCTAGGGCAGCTCCTTCAATCATGTATATTCACGGTACCTTTGGGCTTATAACTCTGGCTCTTAGCTCCTTATTTGTAGCTAACAGATGGAGCTGGAAAACTATCAAGAACATGAGGACTCTTGTAGTTCTGTTTCTGTCGACTTTCAGCGGAGGAGTATACATGTTTTCACGGCTCTATAAACAAAGGACACCTGCAGAAAAGAGTGAGTAAAAGAAATTACACCATCAGCGAATCTAAACCTAAAAATCGTTTTATAGATAATTATGAGTTCACTGATAATCATTAACCTAAAGGAGACCATCCATATAGGTTTTTACAGGAATTTCCGAGTAAGTTGCTTCGCAGATAGTAACCAGAAATCCCAGGATAACTGGTTAATCTGAGAAAAATAATTTGGGACAACTGGCCTGAGTACAGGTGAACTTTTGGGATAGTTGAACTTAACTTTTGGGATAGTTGAACTTAACTTTCGGGATAGTTGAACTTAACTTTCGGGATAGTTGAACTTAACTTTTGGGATAGTTGAACTTAACTTTTGGGATAGTTGAACTTAACTTTCGGAATAACCGAAGTTTCAGGGTATCTTAGCTTTCAGGAAAGCTGAAGCTCAGGATAAGTGAATCGAGTTATTGTAGTTAAGCATGAAGTACAACCCAAAAATTATCAGGAATACCCCACAGGTATAAAGAATATATCTATGCATTTTTTGGGAAAGCAGGGTTTTACCATGGCCGAACGATCCGGATACGACAGTAAACCAGCCCAGGTCTGCAGTCCAGTGTCCGATCATATAAGCCATTGCTATTATGACTCCTAATTCATACTCCTTAAGTACAAGTGCACCACCAGCAGTCAGCCACCAGATCCAGAAGTATGGGTTAGAAACCGAAGTAACAAGACCAATCAAGCTAGGATTAGAAAAAAGCTTCAAGCCTGGAGATTCCTTAGAAGTTTTCACATACGAAGATGTAGATCTTGCTTCCTTTAAAGTAAGAAGCCCAAATACCAGAAGTGAAAGCCCTCCTAGAAGGAAAATTAAAGAAATCATGTCACTATCGACAAGCGAAGCAGCTCCTAACAGAATCAACACATAGAGCACAGCTTCCACGAGCATATGCCCGAATACCACCTGTGGGCCTGCAAGCCAGCCTTTCTTCAACGAAATCTCTATAGTTGCAAAAAGCATCGGGCCAGGAACGAGTGCGCCTGTAAGCCCTACAGAGAAACCTAAAAGAAGAGCTTCCAAAACTTCAATTGTTAGCATTATGGACCAAGAACTTAAAAGTATCTAAGATTCTTTTTTGAAAGTAAATTTCCGCAAGCAGAAAGATCCAGATAAATTGACTTAAATAAAACAAACCAGTAAAAAAATAGGGCATCTCTATTTTATAGAGAAAACCTACTGGCAAAAAAACAGGAAATTTAGAGACAATTTCAGTATCTCTTTCGATTAATTTTTTAAAATTTGCATTGCGCAAACTAATCATGCTGCAGCTCGGGTTTTTCAAGCCTTTTGAAAAAGGTTTGATTTAGAGAATAATCTCAATATCCAGTTCTTCTGCAAGCTC belongs to Methanosarcina barkeri 3 and includes:
- a CDS encoding LysE family transporter: MLTIEVLEALLLGFSVGLTGALVPGPMLFATIEISLKKGWLAGPQVVFGHMLVEAVLYVLILLGAASLVDSDMISLIFLLGGLSLLVFGLLTLKEARSTSSYVKTSKESPGLKLFSNPSLIGLVTSVSNPYFWIWWLTAGGALVLKEYELGVIIAMAYMIGHWTADLGWFTVVSGSFGHGKTLLSQKMHRYILYTCGVFLIIFGLYFMLNYNNSIHLS